From the genome of Pseudomonas putida:
AACCTGGGCGTCGATCACCTGCTCGAGCGCGTTCGCGCCTCGCGTTACAACGGCGTGCTGGGCATCAACATCGGCAAGAACTTCGACACCCCGGTCGAGCGGGCTGTGGACGACTACCTGATCTGCCTGGACAAGGTCTACACCGCTTCCAGCTATATCACCGTCAACGTAAGCTCGCCGAACACCCCCGGCCTGCGCAGCCTGCAGTTCGGTGATTCGCTCAAGCAGTTGCTCGATGCCCTGGCCGAGCGCCGCGAGCAACTGGCCACCTTGCACGGCAAGCGTGTGCCGCTGGCGATCAAGATCGCGCCGGACATGACCGACGAGGAAACGGCCCTGGTCGCTGGCGCCTTGCTGGCGTCGGGAATGGACGCGGTGATCGCCACCAACACCACCCTGGGCCGCGAAGGGGTCGAAGGGCTGGCCCATGGTGGCGAGGCGGGTGGTCTGTCGGGCGCGCCAGTGCTGGAGAAGAGCACGCACACGGTCAAGATCTTGTCCGGTGAGCTGGCCGGCAAGATGCCGATCATCGCCGCGGGCGGGATTACCGAAGGGCGTCACGCTGCCGAGAAGATTGCCGCCGGGGCCAGCCTCGTGCAGATCTATTCGGGCTTCATCTACAAGGGGCCTGCGCTGATTCGCGAGGCGGTGGATGCCATCGCGGCGATGCCGAAGGGGTGAGAGGCGCATAAAAAAGGGCCCCATCAAGGGGCCCCTGGGCCTTAGCCCGCCGCCCGGATGGGGCGCGCATGGTGACTCGAATTCAATGTCCTCGTTCAGCCAACGGCGTGATTTTCGTTGAGTCT
Proteins encoded in this window:
- a CDS encoding quinone-dependent dihydroorotate dehydrogenase; the protein is MYTLARQLLFKLSPETSHDLSLDLIGAGGRLGLNGVLCKQPAALPVSVMGLNFANPVGLAAGLDKNGAAIDGFAQLGFGFVEIGTVTPRPQPGNPKPRLFRLPEATAIINRMGFNNLGVDHLLERVRASRYNGVLGINIGKNFDTPVERAVDDYLICLDKVYTASSYITVNVSSPNTPGLRSLQFGDSLKQLLDALAERREQLATLHGKRVPLAIKIAPDMTDEETALVAGALLASGMDAVIATNTTLGREGVEGLAHGGEAGGLSGAPVLEKSTHTVKILSGELAGKMPIIAAGGITEGRHAAEKIAAGASLVQIYSGFIYKGPALIREAVDAIAAMPKG